The following are encoded in a window of Desulfuromonas sp. genomic DNA:
- the rpsU gene encoding 30S ribosomal protein S21 codes for MEIHVVDNNVEKAIRVLKRKLQQEGLFREMKQRKFYEKPSVKRKRKEKEAQRRLRKKMRMMRSN; via the coding sequence ATGGAAATACATGTTGTCGACAACAATGTCGAGAAGGCGATCCGCGTGCTGAAGCGTAAGCTGCAGCAAGAGGGACTTTTCCGCGAAATGAAGCAGCGCAAGTTTTACGAGAAACCGAGCGTCAAGCGCAAGCGTAAAGAAAAAGAGGCGCAACGCCGTCTGCGCAAGAAAATGCGGATGATGCGGAGTAATTAG